Proteins encoded by one window of Chondromyces crocatus:
- a CDS encoding enoyl-CoA hydratase-related protein, whose amino-acid sequence MSEASSPVKLERRGHVGVLVLDRPDRRNALSRDALFAIGRLGRELVADPEIRAIVITGAGDKAFCAGADLKERQGMSTDDVRVQVGLYRSELGVLDRSPKPVIAALNGVAFGGGLELALICDLRVAAPHAELSLPETTLGIIPGAGGTQRLPRVVGEARAKEMILLGRRLDAQQALAWGLVNRVSPEGVSVLDDTLTWIEPIANGAPIAQAAALKAIEDSFEVPLELGLELERTRYDETLRSEDRLEALRAFAEKRKPVYQGK is encoded by the coding sequence ATGTCCGAAGCCAGCTCCCCTGTGAAGCTCGAGCGCCGCGGTCACGTCGGCGTGCTCGTCCTCGATCGCCCCGACCGCCGCAACGCCCTGTCCCGCGACGCGCTGTTCGCCATCGGCCGCCTCGGCCGCGAGCTGGTCGCCGACCCCGAGATCCGGGCCATCGTGATCACCGGCGCCGGCGACAAGGCCTTTTGCGCCGGTGCCGACCTCAAGGAGCGCCAGGGCATGTCGACCGACGACGTGCGGGTGCAGGTGGGCCTCTACCGCTCGGAGCTGGGCGTGCTCGACCGGAGCCCGAAGCCGGTGATCGCCGCGCTGAACGGCGTGGCGTTCGGCGGGGGACTGGAGCTGGCGCTGATCTGTGATCTGCGCGTCGCCGCGCCCCACGCCGAGCTTTCCTTGCCCGAGACGACGCTGGGGATCATCCCGGGCGCAGGCGGCACGCAGCGGCTGCCGCGGGTGGTGGGCGAGGCGCGGGCGAAGGAGATGATCCTCCTCGGCCGGCGGCTCGACGCGCAGCAGGCGCTCGCCTGGGGCCTCGTGAACCGCGTCTCGCCGGAGGGGGTGTCCGTGCTCGACGACACGCTGACCTGGATCGAGCCCATCGCGAACGGCGCACCCATCGCCCAGGCCGCGGCGCTCAAGGCCATCGAGGACTCGTTCGAGGTGCCGCTGGAGCTGGGCCTCGAGCTGGAGCGCACGCGCTACGACGAGACCTTGCGCAGCGAGGACCGCCTCGAAGCGCTGCGCGCCTTCGCCGAGAAGCGCAAGCCGGTGTACCAGGGCAAGTAG
- a CDS encoding M1 family aminopeptidase, which produces MAESRLHERCACGSSLSSSSSFAASRPFTLAGTKRVYERPRPFTVRHIALDLALDIDAKSIEGSARLDVVRLDPAATKITLDALGFEIAAVEIAVSQAEGEASSVKRASKAPPAKASAKGAKGKGAKAQASAKGKASDGAGFSAADYSYDGEALRVTVPEGAAEASIRVQYRAVPRRGMYFLAPDEHVPERPRQVWTQCQDEDARHIFPCVDKPHIKQTTELRVKIPAGWTCLSNGELLSPAKDQKQGIFHFRLDEPHPSYLFTLVAGEFTRIEEEVNGVPLAYLVPRGREEDGKRTFARTPEMIRHFGEKLGVPYPWKRYSQVVVSDFIFGGMENTTATTMYEHILLDERAAIDISSDDLIAHELAHQWFGDLVTCRDWSHGWLNEGFATFMEHVDREHHLGRDEYEHGLVGDMDAYLGEAKGRYRRPVVCLDYDVPIDLFDRHLYEKGGLVLHLLRRELGDELFWRAVNTYLTRHARGVVETRDLQRAFEDTSGRSLERFFEQWVFRSGHAEVEVKIEFDDTLCTVTVKQSHGPGGSRDARDHGPSTDAAPSAFAFDLVLDFGFGEVQREVRRVEQATHTFAIPLPRRPKFVVVDPDLRVLGELSVEAPVDLLRGQLAHAPTARGRALAAHLLGKKDDPVTVKALSRTLGDEKEFWGVRAEAAEALGRIRSDEALSILIGRVDLKHAKVRRAVVRALGRFRSNKAAEALQKLALRDASYLVEAESARALGATRQTAAFDTLVEILDRPSWGDVIRSGALDGLAHLRDDRALPHVLARTRYGVPARGRRAAILALPRIGADRKIREALEDLLDTADPHVRVDVIRALAELGDPKARGAMQRALDRELDGRVRRRLREVLRDLAGAGRREADRLRDELETLRREHHELKARVSKLEGVSSAQKGAKKGESKP; this is translated from the coding sequence ATGGCCGAGTCTCGTCTCCACGAACGCTGCGCCTGCGGCTCCTCCCTGTCGTCCTCCTCCTCCTTCGCGGCCTCTCGCCCCTTCACGCTCGCCGGTACCAAACGGGTCTACGAGCGCCCGCGTCCCTTCACCGTCCGGCACATCGCGCTCGACCTCGCGCTCGACATCGATGCGAAGAGCATCGAGGGGTCGGCGCGTCTCGACGTGGTCCGGCTCGACCCGGCGGCGACGAAGATCACCCTCGACGCGCTCGGGTTCGAGATCGCGGCGGTGGAGATCGCCGTATCGCAAGCCGAGGGCGAAGCGTCGTCGGTGAAGCGGGCGTCGAAGGCGCCTCCGGCGAAGGCATCGGCGAAGGGGGCGAAGGGGAAGGGAGCCAAAGCACAGGCGAGCGCGAAGGGGAAGGCGTCGGACGGGGCCGGGTTCTCGGCCGCCGACTACTCGTATGACGGCGAGGCGCTGCGCGTCACGGTGCCCGAGGGGGCGGCCGAGGCATCGATCCGGGTGCAGTACCGCGCGGTGCCCCGGCGCGGGATGTACTTCCTCGCGCCCGACGAGCACGTGCCGGAGCGGCCCCGCCAGGTCTGGACGCAGTGCCAGGACGAGGACGCGCGCCACATCTTCCCGTGCGTCGACAAGCCGCACATCAAGCAGACCACCGAGCTTCGGGTGAAGATCCCGGCCGGATGGACCTGCCTGTCGAACGGTGAGCTGCTGAGCCCTGCGAAGGACCAGAAGCAGGGGATCTTCCACTTCCGGCTCGACGAGCCGCACCCGAGCTACCTGTTCACGCTGGTCGCGGGCGAGTTCACGCGCATCGAGGAGGAAGTGAACGGCGTGCCGCTCGCGTACCTCGTGCCGCGCGGCCGCGAGGAAGACGGCAAGCGCACGTTCGCGCGCACGCCGGAGATGATCCGCCACTTCGGCGAGAAGCTCGGCGTGCCCTACCCCTGGAAGCGCTACAGCCAGGTGGTGGTGAGCGACTTCATCTTCGGCGGGATGGAGAACACCACGGCGACGACGATGTACGAGCACATCCTGCTCGACGAGCGCGCCGCGATCGACATCTCGAGCGACGACCTCATCGCGCACGAGCTGGCGCACCAGTGGTTCGGCGATCTGGTGACGTGCCGCGACTGGTCGCACGGGTGGCTGAACGAGGGGTTCGCGACCTTCATGGAGCACGTGGACCGGGAGCATCACCTCGGCCGCGACGAGTACGAGCACGGCCTGGTCGGCGACATGGACGCCTACCTGGGCGAGGCGAAGGGGCGCTACCGCCGGCCGGTGGTCTGTCTCGACTACGACGTGCCGATCGATCTGTTCGACCGGCACCTCTACGAGAAGGGCGGTCTGGTCCTGCACCTGCTCCGGCGCGAGCTCGGCGACGAGCTGTTCTGGCGCGCGGTGAACACCTACCTGACCCGCCATGCGCGCGGGGTGGTGGAGACGCGGGACCTGCAGCGGGCCTTCGAGGACACGAGTGGCCGGTCGCTGGAGCGGTTCTTCGAGCAGTGGGTGTTCCGGTCGGGGCACGCGGAGGTCGAGGTCAAGATCGAGTTCGACGACACGCTCTGCACGGTGACCGTGAAGCAGTCTCACGGGCCCGGAGGCTCGAGGGACGCAAGGGACCATGGCCCGTCCACCGACGCGGCGCCTTCGGCCTTCGCCTTCGATCTGGTGCTCGACTTCGGCTTCGGCGAGGTGCAGCGCGAGGTGCGGCGGGTCGAGCAGGCGACCCACACCTTCGCGATCCCGCTGCCGCGGCGGCCGAAGTTCGTGGTGGTGGATCCGGACCTGCGCGTGCTCGGAGAGCTGTCGGTGGAAGCGCCGGTGGATCTTCTGCGCGGGCAGCTCGCGCACGCGCCGACCGCGCGCGGTCGGGCGCTCGCCGCGCACCTGCTGGGCAAGAAGGACGATCCGGTGACGGTGAAGGCCCTCTCCCGCACGCTCGGTGACGAGAAGGAGTTCTGGGGCGTGCGCGCCGAGGCGGCGGAGGCGCTCGGAAGGATCCGCTCCGACGAGGCGCTGAGCATCCTGATCGGGCGCGTGGATCTGAAGCACGCCAAGGTGCGGCGCGCGGTGGTGCGGGCGCTGGGGCGGTTCCGGTCGAACAAGGCCGCGGAGGCGCTGCAGAAGCTGGCGCTGCGCGACGCGAGCTACCTGGTGGAGGCCGAGTCGGCGCGGGCGCTGGGGGCGACGCGGCAAACCGCGGCGTTCGATACGCTGGTGGAGATTTTGGACCGGCCGTCGTGGGGCGACGTGATCCGCAGCGGCGCGCTGGACGGGCTGGCGCACCTGCGCGACGACCGTGCGCTGCCCCATGTGCTGGCGCGGACCCGCTACGGGGTGCCGGCGCGCGGGCGGCGGGCGGCGATCCTGGCGCTGCCGCGGATCGGCGCCGACCGGAAGATCCGCGAGGCGCTGGAGGACCTGCTCGACACGGCCGATCCGCACGTGCGGGTGGACGTGATCCGGGCGCTCGCCGAGCTGGGCGATCCCAAGGCGCGGGGCGCGATGCAGCGCGCGCTGGATCGGGAACTGGACGGGCGGGTGCGGCGGCGGCTGCGCGAGGTCCTCCGGGATCTCGCGGGGGCGGGGCGGCGTGAAGCGGACCGCCTGCGCGACGAGCTGGAGACGCTGCGGCGGGAGCACCACGAGCTGAAGGCGCGGGTGTCGAAGCTCGAAGGCGTGTCGAGCGCCCAGAAGGGCGCGAAGAAGGGGGAGTCGAAGCCATGA
- a CDS encoding bifunctional homocysteine S-methyltransferase/methylenetetrahydrofolate reductase, whose amino-acid sequence MTPQRPAVPFLEALQRSILVFDGAMGSLLYERGVFVTQNFEQLNVTRPDLVKKVHDEYVAAGAQVIETNTFGGNSFRLERYGLVDEVRSYNLAGAKLAREAAGEVAYVAGSIGPTGLVPGVASQADLRDAAATFTEQAGALVEGGADLLIVETFRHMEELRIAINAARAAAPSTPILASVTFDASGTVADGTPPERVASLLRDWGVDTLGVNCGDGPQLSLSMAERMRGVDLPLCAQPNAGLPRTVDGRLLYMATPEYFDVFTRRIIQAGARMVGGCCGTTPEHIRWMVKSARMLGGGVSPVVATRPQAVPLEVHGLDPVPLDQRSRLSAKIAAKQFVVSVEVNPSPGLSPDSALAAAKMLIDNGVDVVNVADGPRATARMSNLAFCSLLIQRYGIEPILHVCGRDRNLIGQMAHLLGASAIGIQNLVVITGDPPKIGDYPEATAVYDLDSIGLLTMASTMNRGLDPAGKRIAGGQTSFLLATGLEPGAQDLDREIRRLEQKRAAGAEIVMTQPIFQQELLDDVLKRIAHLEMPVLIGVLPLVSYKNAEFLHNEVPGMQIPENIRERMRRAPPGAEARKEGVRIAREMLFSVRDKVQGAYLMPPLGKYELALEVLDGLK is encoded by the coding sequence ATGACCCCCCAGAGACCTGCGGTCCCCTTCCTCGAGGCCCTGCAGCGCTCGATCCTCGTGTTCGACGGCGCCATGGGCTCGCTCCTCTACGAGCGCGGCGTGTTCGTCACCCAGAATTTCGAGCAGCTCAACGTCACCCGGCCCGATCTCGTGAAGAAGGTCCACGACGAGTACGTGGCCGCGGGCGCGCAGGTCATCGAGACCAACACCTTCGGGGGCAACAGCTTCCGGCTGGAGCGCTATGGCCTGGTCGACGAGGTCCGCAGCTACAACCTCGCTGGCGCGAAGCTCGCCCGCGAGGCGGCGGGCGAGGTGGCCTATGTCGCCGGCTCCATCGGCCCCACCGGCCTCGTCCCCGGCGTGGCCTCGCAGGCCGACCTCCGGGACGCCGCCGCGACCTTCACCGAGCAGGCCGGGGCCCTCGTCGAAGGGGGCGCCGACCTGCTCATCGTCGAGACGTTCCGGCACATGGAGGAGCTGCGCATCGCCATCAACGCCGCGCGCGCCGCGGCCCCCAGCACGCCCATCCTCGCCTCGGTCACCTTCGACGCGAGCGGCACCGTGGCCGACGGCACCCCGCCCGAGCGCGTCGCCTCGCTGCTGCGCGACTGGGGGGTCGACACCCTCGGCGTGAACTGCGGCGACGGTCCCCAGCTCTCGCTGTCCATGGCCGAACGCATGCGCGGCGTCGATCTGCCGCTCTGCGCGCAGCCCAACGCGGGCCTGCCCCGCACCGTCGACGGACGCCTGCTCTACATGGCCACGCCCGAGTACTTCGACGTGTTCACCCGCCGCATCATCCAGGCAGGCGCGCGGATGGTCGGCGGCTGCTGCGGCACCACGCCCGAGCACATCCGCTGGATGGTGAAGTCCGCGCGCATGCTCGGTGGCGGCGTCTCCCCCGTGGTCGCCACGCGCCCGCAGGCCGTCCCGCTCGAGGTCCACGGGCTCGATCCCGTCCCTCTCGACCAGCGCAGCCGCCTCTCCGCCAAGATCGCCGCCAAGCAGTTCGTGGTCTCGGTCGAGGTGAACCCTTCGCCAGGCCTCAGCCCCGACAGCGCCCTCGCCGCCGCAAAGATGCTCATCGACAACGGCGTCGACGTGGTCAACGTCGCCGACGGCCCCCGCGCGACGGCGCGCATGAGCAACCTCGCCTTCTGCTCGCTGCTCATCCAGCGCTACGGCATCGAGCCCATCCTGCACGTCTGCGGCCGTGACCGGAACCTCATCGGCCAGATGGCGCACCTGCTCGGCGCGAGCGCCATCGGCATCCAGAACCTGGTGGTCATCACCGGCGACCCGCCCAAGATCGGCGACTACCCCGAGGCGACGGCCGTCTACGACCTCGACTCCATCGGCCTGCTCACCATGGCCAGCACCATGAACCGCGGCCTCGACCCGGCCGGCAAGCGCATCGCCGGCGGCCAGACCTCGTTCCTGCTCGCCACGGGCCTCGAACCCGGAGCGCAGGACCTCGACCGCGAGATCCGGCGCCTGGAGCAGAAGCGCGCCGCGGGCGCCGAGATCGTGATGACCCAGCCCATCTTCCAGCAAGAGCTGCTCGACGACGTGCTGAAGCGCATCGCGCACCTGGAGATGCCGGTGCTCATCGGCGTGCTCCCCCTCGTCAGCTACAAGAACGCCGAGTTCCTGCACAACGAGGTGCCCGGGATGCAGATCCCCGAGAACATCCGCGAGCGCATGCGTCGCGCGCCTCCTGGCGCCGAGGCCCGCAAGGAGGGCGTCCGCATCGCGCGCGAGATGCTGTTCTCCGTACGCGACAAGGTGCAGGGCGCTTACCTGATGCCGCCGCTCGGGAAATACGAGCTGGCGCTCGAAGTGCTCGACGGCCTGAAGTAG
- a CDS encoding carboxylesterase/lipase family protein, which produces MSLPRAASRALLLGLLATSSGLLAMGCGESDPEVPEPGEPGPLRIETEQGPVEGTLVDTTRTFLGIPFAAPPVGELRWKAPAPPEARTDTLHASAPGSACPQAGPAGTSGGDTSEDCLTLNVWTPERPASSSLPVLVWLHGGGFTFGSGGEPSYDGQRLSEATGAVVVTANYRLGPLGFLALPALKAEDTAHPSAGAYGIEDQRAALAWVKANIAGFGGDPGAVTLFGESAGGASVCIHMTSPASRGLFQRAIVQSGPCSLVADEATAFQRGEALSEALGCQEASDPLACLRGKSSREVLDALPSDLDFISGGSSWYPVVDGWNLPDFPETLLAARDFEQVPTVVGANANEANLFVVLAGNIEVNDDADFEALVEQLVPGQGAAVLARYPSATYGSSLAAAMAAVGDAAFVCPARRTARAVAAAGVPTYLYHFTYAPPNGLFGDLGAFHSAEIKFVFGNRTQLLPQPLEGEELTLLLTMRGFWGRHARSGAPGTEAGVTWPRYDAGTDEALILDIAPRTEAGLRKAECDYWDGVRIGPR; this is translated from the coding sequence ATGAGCCTCCCTCGCGCTGCCTCTCGTGCCCTGCTGCTCGGCCTGCTCGCGACGAGTTCGGGCTTGCTCGCGATGGGCTGCGGCGAGAGCGATCCCGAGGTGCCCGAGCCCGGCGAGCCGGGCCCGCTGCGCATCGAGACCGAGCAAGGCCCCGTCGAGGGGACGCTCGTCGACACGACCCGCACCTTTCTCGGCATCCCCTTCGCTGCGCCGCCCGTGGGGGAGCTGCGCTGGAAGGCACCTGCCCCGCCCGAGGCGCGCACCGACACCTTGCACGCGAGCGCCCCGGGCTCCGCTTGCCCGCAGGCCGGTCCAGCCGGCACCTCGGGGGGCGACACCAGCGAGGACTGCCTCACCCTCAACGTGTGGACGCCGGAGCGGCCCGCGTCCTCGTCGCTGCCCGTCCTGGTCTGGCTCCATGGCGGGGGCTTCACCTTCGGCAGCGGGGGCGAGCCCAGCTACGACGGTCAGCGGCTCTCCGAAGCGACCGGCGCCGTGGTCGTCACCGCCAACTACCGCCTGGGCCCACTGGGCTTCCTCGCGCTGCCCGCCTTGAAGGCCGAGGACACCGCGCACCCCTCGGCCGGCGCCTATGGCATCGAGGATCAGCGCGCCGCGCTCGCGTGGGTGAAGGCGAACATCGCGGGCTTCGGCGGCGATCCAGGCGCGGTCACCCTCTTCGGTGAGTCTGCGGGCGGCGCGAGCGTGTGCATCCACATGACCTCGCCAGCGAGCCGCGGCCTGTTCCAGCGCGCGATCGTGCAGAGCGGGCCGTGCAGCCTCGTCGCCGACGAGGCCACGGCGTTCCAGCGAGGCGAGGCGCTTTCCGAGGCCCTGGGCTGTCAGGAGGCGTCGGATCCGCTCGCGTGCCTTCGTGGCAAGTCGAGCCGGGAGGTCCTGGATGCGCTGCCTTCGGATCTGGATTTCATCAGCGGTGGGTCGAGCTGGTATCCGGTCGTCGACGGCTGGAACCTCCCGGACTTCCCGGAGACCCTGCTCGCGGCCAGGGACTTCGAGCAGGTGCCGACCGTGGTGGGCGCGAACGCGAACGAGGCGAACCTGTTCGTGGTGCTCGCCGGGAACATCGAGGTGAACGACGACGCGGACTTCGAGGCGCTGGTCGAGCAGCTCGTGCCAGGGCAAGGCGCGGCGGTGCTGGCGCGCTACCCGAGCGCGACATACGGCTCGTCGCTGGCTGCGGCGATGGCCGCGGTGGGGGACGCAGCTTTCGTGTGTCCGGCGCGGCGCACGGCGCGCGCGGTGGCTGCGGCGGGGGTGCCGACGTACCTGTACCACTTCACGTACGCGCCTCCGAACGGGCTGTTCGGCGATCTCGGTGCGTTCCACTCGGCCGAGATCAAGTTCGTGTTCGGCAACCGGACGCAGCTCCTGCCGCAGCCGCTCGAAGGTGAAGAGCTGACGTTGCTGTTGACGATGCGGGGGTTCTGGGGTCGGCACGCGAGGAGCGGTGCGCCAGGGACGGAGGCCGGGGTCACCTGGCCGCGCTACGACGCCGGGACCGATGAAGCGTTGATCCTGGACATCGCGCCGCGGACGGAAGCGGGGCTGAGGAAGGCCGAGTGCGACTACTGGGACGGGGTGAGGATCGGGCCTCGCTGA
- a CDS encoding sugar MFS transporter, translated as MEHVTGARPTAQASGGARWLTPFVLALFFAWGFATVLVDALVPKLKGLFALSYAEVMLTQFCFFLAYLVVSLPASQVLSRVGYLRSVVAGLAIMAAGCLMFAPAARLGLYPGFLLALFVMASGITLLQVAANPLMALLGAPETAPSRLTFAQFFNAAGTAIGPHVGATLILAGGIVTPDPATLTAAQLAAVRQHEAQAVQVPFLLIAAGLLVLAALFWLARNAMGSARAEHPGGLAATLKLLRRPRLAFAVLSIFVYVGAEVAIGSLLTNYLMLPRTLGLPPMEAGRLVSFYWGGAMVGRLLGGFVLRRFAPGTTLCACAVAAATLVGVSVATSGIVAGYTLIAVGLFNSVMFPTIFTLGLEGMGEETPQASGLICMAIVGGAVIPLLTGVAADHTSLSTALLCPLSCYLWIAVYGLRSRLDTIAVSGG; from the coding sequence ATGGAGCACGTGACGGGAGCGCGCCCGACGGCGCAGGCGAGCGGGGGTGCGCGGTGGCTCACGCCCTTCGTGCTCGCCCTGTTCTTCGCCTGGGGCTTCGCGACGGTGCTGGTCGACGCGCTGGTGCCGAAGCTGAAGGGCCTGTTCGCGCTCAGCTACGCCGAGGTGATGCTGACGCAGTTCTGCTTCTTCCTGGCGTACCTCGTGGTCTCGCTGCCAGCGAGCCAGGTGCTGAGCCGGGTGGGCTACCTGCGGTCGGTGGTGGCGGGCCTCGCGATCATGGCGGCGGGGTGCCTGATGTTCGCGCCGGCGGCGCGGCTCGGCCTGTACCCGGGGTTTCTCCTGGCCCTGTTCGTCATGGCCTCGGGCATCACGCTGCTCCAGGTGGCGGCGAACCCGCTGATGGCCTTGCTCGGGGCGCCAGAGACAGCGCCGAGCCGCCTGACCTTCGCCCAGTTCTTCAACGCAGCCGGCACCGCCATCGGGCCGCACGTGGGGGCGACGCTGATCCTGGCCGGGGGTATCGTCACCCCGGATCCTGCGACCCTGACCGCGGCCCAGCTCGCCGCGGTCCGGCAGCACGAGGCGCAGGCGGTGCAGGTGCCCTTCCTGCTGATCGCGGCGGGGCTCCTGGTCCTCGCGGCGCTGTTCTGGCTGGCCAGGAACGCGATGGGGTCGGCACGGGCCGAGCACCCCGGGGGCCTCGCGGCGACGCTGAAGCTGCTCCGGCGGCCTCGCCTCGCCTTCGCCGTGCTCTCCATCTTCGTCTACGTCGGCGCGGAGGTCGCGATCGGGAGCTTGCTGACCAACTACCTGATGCTGCCGCGGACCCTGGGCCTGCCGCCGATGGAGGCCGGGAGGCTGGTCAGCTTCTACTGGGGCGGGGCCATGGTGGGGCGCCTCCTGGGCGGCTTCGTGCTGCGAAGGTTCGCGCCCGGGACGACGCTCTGCGCCTGCGCGGTCGCTGCGGCGACGCTGGTGGGGGTCTCGGTCGCGACGAGCGGCATCGTCGCTGGCTACACCCTGATCGCCGTGGGCCTGTTCAACTCGGTCATGTTCCCGACCATCTTCACCCTCGGCCTGGAAGGCATGGGCGAAGAGACCCCGCAGGCATCGGGGCTGATCTGCATGGCGATCGTCGGCGGCGCCGTGATCCCCCTGCTGACCGGGGTCGCCGCCGACCACACGTCGCTGAGCACGGCGCTGCTATGCCCGCTTTCGTGTTACCTCTGGATTGCAGTGTACGGACTGCGAAGCCGCCTCGATACCATTGCGGTGTCGGGCGGCTGA
- a CDS encoding SDR family NAD(P)-dependent oxidoreductase, producing MSLNFDGRTALITGASAGIGREIARVLARDVGALILVARRRERLDELAAELTAARPGLRVSVRAVDLLDRSATGEMLDALEREGEQVDIFVNNAGFGDHALFVKSGWTKTEQMLELNVVSATFLLHRLVPKMVARGFGAVLNVGSCAGIAPNPEMVAYSATKAFVNLLSDGLRAELTGTGVSVTNLSPGPVPTEFQEVSGSHRLDTIPKALHVEATQCAEEAVAGLKAGRARVIPGAPLRAAMVSLESVPKALVRPVLARLAERVKGRG from the coding sequence ATGAGCTTGAATTTCGACGGCAGGACGGCGCTGATCACGGGGGCCTCGGCCGGCATCGGTCGGGAGATCGCCCGGGTGCTCGCGCGCGACGTGGGGGCGCTGATCCTGGTGGCGCGGCGGCGAGAACGCCTCGACGAGCTGGCGGCGGAACTCACGGCAGCGCGGCCCGGGCTACGCGTCTCGGTGCGCGCCGTGGACCTGCTCGACCGGAGCGCGACGGGCGAGATGCTCGACGCGCTGGAGCGCGAAGGCGAGCAAGTCGACATCTTCGTGAACAACGCCGGCTTCGGCGACCACGCGCTCTTCGTGAAGAGCGGCTGGACGAAGACCGAGCAGATGCTGGAGCTGAACGTGGTGAGCGCGACGTTCCTCCTGCACCGGCTGGTGCCGAAGATGGTGGCGCGGGGCTTCGGCGCCGTGCTGAACGTGGGCTCGTGCGCGGGCATCGCGCCGAACCCGGAGATGGTGGCCTACTCGGCGACGAAGGCGTTCGTGAACCTCCTGAGCGACGGGCTGCGCGCCGAGCTGACCGGGACCGGGGTGAGCGTGACCAACCTGTCGCCCGGGCCGGTACCGACGGAGTTCCAGGAGGTGTCCGGGAGCCACCGCCTGGACACCATCCCCAAGGCGCTGCACGTGGAGGCGACCCAGTGCGCCGAGGAGGCCGTCGCGGGGCTGAAGGCGGGGCGGGCGCGGGTCATCCCGGGCGCGCCGTTGCGGGCGGCCATGGTGTCGCTGGAGTCCGTCCCCAAGGCGCTGGTGCGGCCGGTGCTGGCGCGCCTGGCCGAGCGGGTCAAAGGCCGAGGTTGA